A genomic region of Microtus ochrogaster isolate Prairie Vole_2 chromosome 15, MicOch1.0, whole genome shotgun sequence contains the following coding sequences:
- the Pdgfb gene encoding platelet-derived growth factor subunit B isoform X2 gives MNRCWALFLPLCCYLRLVSAEGDPIPEELYEMLSDRSIRSFDDLQRLLHGDSVDENGAELDLNMTRAHSGGEPESSSRGRRSLGSPAAAEPAVIAECKTRTEVFQISRNLIDRTNANFLVWPPCVEVQRCSGCCNNRNVQCRASQVQMRPVQVRKIEIVRKKPIFKKATVTLEDHLACKCETIVTPRPVTRSPGTSREQRAKTPQTRVTVRTVRVRRPLKGKHRKFKHTHDKEALKETLGA, from the exons ATGAATCGCTGCTGGGCgcttttcctgcctctctgctgctaCCTGCGTCTGGTCAGCGCCGAG GGGGACCCCATTCCAGAGGAACTCTATGAAATGCTGAGTGACCGCTCCATCCGCTCCTTTGATGACCTCCAGCGCCTGCTGCATGGAGACTCCGTAG ATGAAAATGGGGCTGAGCTGGACCTGAACATGACCCGAGCCCACTCTGGAGGCGAGCCAGAAAGCTCATCTCGAGGGAGGAGGAGCCTAG GTTCCCCGGCAGCCGCAGAGCCCGCTGTAATCGCCGAGTGCAAGACGCGCACAGAGGTGTTCCAGATCTCGCGGAACCTCATCGATCGCACCAACGCCAATTTCCTGGTGTGGCCGCCCTGCGTGGAGGTGCAGCGCTGTTCTGGCTGCTGCAACAACCGCAACGTGCAGTGCCGGGCTTCGCAAGTGCAGATGAGGCCAGTGCAG GTGAGAAAGATTGAGATTGTACGGAAGAAGCCAATCTTCAAGAAGGCCACAGTGACCCTGGAGGACCACCTGGCCTGCAAGTGTGAGACAATAGTGACCCCTCGGCCTGTGACTCGGAGCCCTGGGACATCCCGGGAGCAGCGAG CCAAGACGCCTCAAACTCGGGTGACTGTTCGGACGGTGCGAGTCCGCCGACCCCTCAAAGGGAAGCATCGAAAATTTAAGCACACACACGACAAGGAGGCACTGAAGGAAACCCTCGGAGCTTAG
- the Pdgfb gene encoding platelet-derived growth factor subunit B isoform X1, whose product METSAGAIRSARCPYPSQPHVAGDPIPEELYEMLSDRSIRSFDDLQRLLHGDSVDENGAELDLNMTRAHSGGEPESSSRGRRSLGSPAAAEPAVIAECKTRTEVFQISRNLIDRTNANFLVWPPCVEVQRCSGCCNNRNVQCRASQVQMRPVQVRKIEIVRKKPIFKKATVTLEDHLACKCETIVTPRPVTRSPGTSREQRAKTPQTRVTVRTVRVRRPLKGKHRKFKHTHDKEALKETLGA is encoded by the exons ATGGAAACGTCTGCGGGAGCGATCAGGTCGGCTCGGTGCCCCTACCCCTCCCAGCCTCACGTAGCA GGGGACCCCATTCCAGAGGAACTCTATGAAATGCTGAGTGACCGCTCCATCCGCTCCTTTGATGACCTCCAGCGCCTGCTGCATGGAGACTCCGTAG ATGAAAATGGGGCTGAGCTGGACCTGAACATGACCCGAGCCCACTCTGGAGGCGAGCCAGAAAGCTCATCTCGAGGGAGGAGGAGCCTAG GTTCCCCGGCAGCCGCAGAGCCCGCTGTAATCGCCGAGTGCAAGACGCGCACAGAGGTGTTCCAGATCTCGCGGAACCTCATCGATCGCACCAACGCCAATTTCCTGGTGTGGCCGCCCTGCGTGGAGGTGCAGCGCTGTTCTGGCTGCTGCAACAACCGCAACGTGCAGTGCCGGGCTTCGCAAGTGCAGATGAGGCCAGTGCAG GTGAGAAAGATTGAGATTGTACGGAAGAAGCCAATCTTCAAGAAGGCCACAGTGACCCTGGAGGACCACCTGGCCTGCAAGTGTGAGACAATAGTGACCCCTCGGCCTGTGACTCGGAGCCCTGGGACATCCCGGGAGCAGCGAG CCAAGACGCCTCAAACTCGGGTGACTGTTCGGACGGTGCGAGTCCGCCGACCCCTCAAAGGGAAGCATCGAAAATTTAAGCACACACACGACAAGGAGGCACTGAAGGAAACCCTCGGAGCTTAG
- the Pdgfb gene encoding platelet-derived growth factor subunit B isoform X3 produces the protein MLSDRSIRSFDDLQRLLHGDSVDENGAELDLNMTRAHSGGEPESSSRGRRSLGSPAAAEPAVIAECKTRTEVFQISRNLIDRTNANFLVWPPCVEVQRCSGCCNNRNVQCRASQVQMRPVQVRKIEIVRKKPIFKKATVTLEDHLACKCETIVTPRPVTRSPGTSREQRAKTPQTRVTVRTVRVRRPLKGKHRKFKHTHDKEALKETLGA, from the exons ATGCTGAGTGACCGCTCCATCCGCTCCTTTGATGACCTCCAGCGCCTGCTGCATGGAGACTCCGTAG ATGAAAATGGGGCTGAGCTGGACCTGAACATGACCCGAGCCCACTCTGGAGGCGAGCCAGAAAGCTCATCTCGAGGGAGGAGGAGCCTAG GTTCCCCGGCAGCCGCAGAGCCCGCTGTAATCGCCGAGTGCAAGACGCGCACAGAGGTGTTCCAGATCTCGCGGAACCTCATCGATCGCACCAACGCCAATTTCCTGGTGTGGCCGCCCTGCGTGGAGGTGCAGCGCTGTTCTGGCTGCTGCAACAACCGCAACGTGCAGTGCCGGGCTTCGCAAGTGCAGATGAGGCCAGTGCAG GTGAGAAAGATTGAGATTGTACGGAAGAAGCCAATCTTCAAGAAGGCCACAGTGACCCTGGAGGACCACCTGGCCTGCAAGTGTGAGACAATAGTGACCCCTCGGCCTGTGACTCGGAGCCCTGGGACATCCCGGGAGCAGCGAG CCAAGACGCCTCAAACTCGGGTGACTGTTCGGACGGTGCGAGTCCGCCGACCCCTCAAAGGGAAGCATCGAAAATTTAAGCACACACACGACAAGGAGGCACTGAAGGAAACCCTCGGAGCTTAG